The Quercus lobata isolate SW786 chromosome 9, ValleyOak3.0 Primary Assembly, whole genome shotgun sequence region TTTGATAGCAATGTAATGAACTACtaaattatgtgtttttttttaaaggcgcTAAATTATGTGTATTTGAACACGAACATAATCATAAGATAACTAATGTCTGTCTTATTTTATCTAAAGTTTGtaactttacttttttattcCATTGTACCTTTTCCTTTGTCTTGGTATTTTAAATGTTTGTATGTTTTCATTATAGATAAAAgtctatgttaaaaaaaatatataacaaaagcagttgatgaagaagaaattaGCTTgatgaaacaattttttttttctttttttgtgtgtcaGTAAATGGGTAACATTTAGTCAATGGGATTTGGATCTGAATTTGACATGGTAGTTGTTCCTAATCGGTAGACTCTTTGAGTCCAGATTGTTCGattaaaatcccaaaaaaacTTTTTGTCACTGGCCAAAACTTGCTACTCATTCCAGTCCGGTTTCTTAAGATATGTGGATCAGTTTTTCCAATTGAATAGTGGTTTATAGTATTGATATCATATTTGTACTCCAAATGATTCTACTGCCAACACTTTTCATCTTTATGCATATGTAGTAACACCTTAGTACCATAGGTTTGCTGTTCTCCATGACGCAAGTCACTACCATCTTAATTATTCTCTACATCATTTTGCACATGTGACCAAATTTACTTCTAGATTTTTTGTGGATGGAATGTGTGTAGGAACTCAGTTTGTATTTTGTTGAACCGGTTTTACATTGATGTTTATCAGGGTTTATGTATTTTCAATgacatcttctttttttattttatttttttttcacgtgTTTTTGTAGAAGCACAGAGGCAAATAAGACCGTTGGTTATTGTTCAAGAAGAGTTACTGAATTAAATTGAAAGGTCAGGATAGCATAATTTTCCCTctgttgcttttatttttaaatgatggTCTTTCTCATTTGTTAATgcttgataattttatttttattttttaaattataccAAAAATAGTATATGCAGATTTTCACATATGTACTCtctgtaacaaaaaaaaaaactataaaaattacTTTTGATCGTTTACAATGttatcatagaaaaaaaatagtgcaaGAGTAGCACGTCAAAGAAGACGGATGATAATGTTTGAGAAGTGAACCAAAAGAAAAGGGCATGGAAGATGAAATAATTTCCAAAGTATGTGCATTAGAAATGGTCCTACACAAGCTAGGAAAAACAGGAGAATGGTCGTGGGAACAATTGAATCCATCTTCTACTAGAGTTTCATTTATATGTTTGATTTAGCTGCTCCATAGGAATGGCCAATATGCATATATTATGCCATTTCTTGAGGCGCCAATTAATTAAAGTGTCAATCATTGTAGGAAACAAAAAAGTCCATTGACATTTAGAAAATACAAATGACACAAACCTCTGAAagttttttatgaaatatttattgtgttaaGTTGATTTATACAACTATTTTTGAATTGTTATGATATAATGTTTATACAATTAAAGTCTAAAGTTGGTTGATTTCAACACTCAATTAAATTGTATTATGctaaaatgtttttttggtattatCTTAATATAGATTTCAAGTTAGATTTTGAAGTCTCTATGAAAGACTCCTTGAATTTAGGTTTTTTCCTTGCAagtaattatttgaattttttttggtattatcttaatataaaatatttaaattttcacttttttttaaaaacattaaattttcACTTACCATGTGtcttttgtaataaataaaagtatccTGCACATTATGCTGGTTATAAGCTAGCATAATTAATTCGAGTTCTCATGTTTACAAGCTTGTTCACAAACACATTACTATGATTGAGCTTGGCTTGTTTactaaataaatgaacataaacaaGCTTTTTCTTGAGCCAAGTTCAAGTTGTTCATGAAtagcttggttcatttacagcTTTAAAATGATCCCTTCCCCTgctatagagagagaaagttttgCACATTAGGTAAATGGGTGTGGTTGAGTGTTGAATGATCAAATGGATGAAACATGGTAATGAGATTGAGATActcaaattttatcattttatggggggatggagatggagatggagatgaGGGCGAGGGAGGACATAGAAATAGGGGAAGACATAACACCTCCAATACCCCCACTCTCATACGCTCTCCACCACTCATTCCTCCACTCCCACTGCTACTCCTGCTTCTCCCCTCTTCCTCTCCCTCTAAATTCCAATTACAATAATACTAAAAACCACCACCATTACTACTACTGCTCCCCTGCCTGTACTACTACTAGGGTTGTCTCCACCGAAGAACTCCACATCCTTCAATCCCACCCCCACCACCCCTTCTCCTCTGACCTCCGTGCTGCCCTCCGCTTCCTCCAATCCCATCCTGATGATCGCATCACCGGTTTGGTCACCAACTGCCACAAACTACTCCTACTCCAAGAGGACGATGAGTTTGTGGCCACAATTTGTGAGGGCGCCAAAGCCAtagccacagccacagccacagaCACGGCTTCAGCCTCAGCTGCACTATGCCTTGTGCTAACCAATGGTGTGGAGGTGCAGGATTATGATGGGCGCAATCTGGGTATAGCAGTATACCCACAAAACTTCTCGTGGATCAATCACAGCTGCTCTCCCAATGCTTCTTACCGCTTTTTCCTCTCTCCATCGCCACCTTGTTGCCCCAACTCCACCAAGCTTCGGATTCTTCCCCAACATACTGTCTTAACAAAAGgtgtgtttctctctttctctctactcattttcttcttctctattaTATTTCAAACTTTAATCAATCTTCATTGttaataatataatgttataGATGATGAGGTGTGCCAGGATAATGGTCCCAAAATTGTTGTTAGGAGTATTAAGAGGATTAAGCAAGGGGAGCAAGTCACTGTTACCTACACTAACTTGTTGCAGCCTAAGgtattcttttaattattttactcTTCTCTACTACTATTTCTTTTTCATGGAAAATGTCAACACTAAACTTGGGTGATTATTACAATTATCGTGCTTAAAATTCACTTGAAGCTAAGCATTTATAGTCCAAGTACATTTCATCAAGATGTTTTTGATTCTTTGAAGTCCTTTTTGAGTCTCTGTATTATCTAAATCAATTAGGTCTTTCGTACTAATAATTTACATGCAACTTTTTTCCCCAGCAAATGAGGCAATCAGAGTTATGGTCAAGGTATCGATTTATCTGCCGTTGTGAGCGATGTAGTGCTTCACCCCCAACCAATGTGGATCATACTCTGCAGGTAAGAATTGGGGGGGAAAATAAAGGCATAACATCTGTTTGTCTGAATTTTTTCATGTCTTTGAATACAATCTATTAACTTATAGTTGTAATTCAatgatttttccatttttctttttcttaatttgctTTTTGATGGACTTTGTTTTgagtttatatttatattttccaaACCTTTGGCTGGatcgtttttttatttttacaaatgcACCTTTTAACATAATTATATCAAACTTGCCAACATTCTTCTTAACATGACTTAATTAAGATTTTAACCCCAAACAGGCAAATATTGACGATAGTTTTAGATTCATTTGCATGTATAAATGGTCTCATTTAACTGGACTTCATGAAGTTTAGTTCTAGGAAAGTATATGTAATGTTTTCAAATTCTTTACCAAATTACTCTGATTGCTtcctaatttattttctaacttTAGTTCATGCTAGTTTCTGATCCCAAAAAAAAGTTCATGCTTTTTACTGTCTTAATTACATATCTTATGTCCACAAAAAGTAGCATAATACTGCAACTTGGGAAATTATTGATTAGTCATCAATACTAATTGAAATTATCTCCAGTTGCTGTTATTTTGCTTTCCTTGCATGCTTCCTAATTCTTGTGACTTTACAAAAACAAGCACCTTTAACTGCCTTGTACCATTGGAAGTTTTAACCATATTTACCTTTTTCACCTAGTCTAATTCGCCTCTTTGAACCTAATGTTATCTGTCGGAGATATTACTTAACagaatattacatttttttttttttttttggtttataggTATGGAGATGCCTAAACTCTCTATGAAAGGGTATCTTCAACTAATGTAACTTTGTGCTATTTTCCTCTCCAGGAAATTTCTTCAGCAAATCTTGATGCTTCCAGTTTGAGTTCTGATCAAAATGTCTATTGTGACTATGCAATAAGAAGGCTGACTGATTACAT contains the following coding sequences:
- the LOC115960328 gene encoding protein SET DOMAIN GROUP 41, translating into MEMEMEMRAREDIEIGEDITPPIPPLSYALHHSFLHSHCYSCFSPLPLPLNSNYNNTKNHHHYYYCSPACTTTRVVSTEELHILQSHPHHPFSSDLRAALRFLQSHPDDRITGLVTNCHKLLLLQEDDEFVATICEGAKAIATATATDTASASAALCLVLTNGVEVQDYDGRNLGIAVYPQNFSWINHSCSPNASYRFFLSPSPPCCPNSTKLRILPQHTVLTKDDEVCQDNGPKIVVRSIKRIKQGEQVTVTYTNLLQPKQMRQSELWSRYRFICRCERCSASPPTNVDHTLQEISSANLDASSLSSDQNVYCDYAIRRLTDYIDDAITQYLSFGDPELCCEKLEILLTQGLLYEQLEGREVKSQPTIKLHPLHYLCLNAYTTLASAYKVRASDLLGLYSELDEHLLEALDLSRTSAAYSLLLAGATHHLFRFESSLIATVANFWISAGDSLLTLSRSPVGSEFAKWDLPMANPPLLKCICSKCSLMDNFKAILFHREAQNADFEDISSEFLDCVTIITQKVWSFLIHGCCYLRAFKDPIDFSWLGTSKYSSLRDVQPHLCSTAEGPGYTHQERMHIFQLGVHCLLYGGYLASICYGRHSHLTSQVQNILDCEECLINDSHETD